The Phoenix dactylifera cultivar Barhee BC4 chromosome 12, palm_55x_up_171113_PBpolish2nd_filt_p, whole genome shotgun sequence genome includes the window TCACTTGGAATGTCAAGGCAACATGTCCAAAATATGCTGTAATGTTCTTAATCAACTTTGACGGTAAACTATTTCTCTATTCATGATAAGGTATTCTAGAGAAACAAATTTAATCTGCATTTAGTTTTGAAACCAATTGCTGGTGGATAAATTCAATTATCTTTAAGAACTTGCCTCTTAGACCTTGTGTAGAACTGTCATGGCCTTTAAAGAGTCGTACATTGTGCTTTCTGATTATTTGAACTTTGAGTGATTTTGTTGTCCAGGTCATTGGAGCTGTAGGTTTTATGAACCAGAGGTTGGAGCTCCCGAAAGACCTGGATCCACAATGGGGGTCAATTATTGAGAGTTGTTGGCATAGGTTAGCTCTCCTTAGACAAAATTTCCCCTGATGCTTTCTATTTTCTCAAACTTATCTGTGTTTTGGACCTAAACAGCGAACCACGTTTTCGGCCAAGTTTCCAAGAGCTGGTTGatagatttaaagatttgcagaggcagcatgttGCCCAATCTCAAGTGCAACGCTCCGTACCTAGTGACATTTCCCAGAGTAATGCAAAAGTGAGTGCTCAGGAATGAGGTTATCAAACTCTTGAAGATTTATTTGCCAGTCTTGTGCATCAGCCATGATTCGGTTCCAATGAGAAGCATCTTTCATTCTACGTCGTATACAACTACGATGAGCTACAGATCCTACGAGTGCTGCAGGATCATGTGTCTTCATCAGCAGGCACAGCTCAGCTGTATACATTCTAAACAAGGAGCATGCAGCTGTGACTGAGAAACTGTCGTGCCAATGTGTCTCTTTTTTGCCAAAAATTAATCAGCCAAATTGTAAAATTGCCTTGCATCATCATCCACAAGTTGGAAGCATTTTTATCTTATCGGTTGTATAAATTGTGCCTCAGGCTACTGAGTTTTGGTGGTTGGGCTGCTTGAATTAAGCAAATGCCATTGGATGTTTGCTAATTTCTTCTAGTTGTAAAGAAGATTTGATAGAGCCCTACTAAAATATCGTATTACAGCGATGAGTACAAGCTTTATATTGTGATgcctattattttattttttccaagACTATCTCATGAGTCATGAGGAGTGATAGTTATATGTTCATTATTGAGGCTGAGTCAATTATTGGTTCAGACTCCCTGATTGCAAACAGAGTTATAGCAGTGGGGTTCAAGAAGGATGGTAGTGGCATTAAACTGCAGCATGTAACAGTTGCTTTCGACTCGGGGCTTTTAAAAGACTTGAGTGGCAAGGGATATGAAAAGCTTCAACTTAAGTGGGATGATAATGAAGTCATTTTTGCACTTAGCCAGCATCAAGAACCCAGATCAAAGTTTAAATGAAGAAAAATACTGACAGAAAGCAGAATCAACTGTTTCAATTAATCCACACATATGATCATATATGTACCTCTTGAAAGCCATGGCAAACATAGATAGTttattctacattatttggagGTTCTTGAAGCAGACAATAATCTGTTTTGAAAGTCTCATGGAGCACATAGATGTGTATCtactgaaattttcttttaagcCACCGTTTACGAACTTGTGAGCTACTCAAATAGGCATATTATTGAAATGACAAGAATTGCAACATCCAGTGCGAGGTCCAAGAATGTCCAGTAAAATAAGTTCAAGCCTCCAATACATGTGGAATCCATTGGAACAAATTCAGCTATAGAAACTAACAGAACCAGAAGGTAGATGTTTGACAGAAATCAATGAGTGCACCAGGACAAGACAGTTATGTTTTATGTAAAATTTAGAGTACATGCTGGCGAGGAGACTACTTCTCTTTTCCGTATAGCTTAAAAATATCAGGATCTCTACCTGTTTGCCTAAGATAATGCTGCATGATTGCAAAAATGGAGCCAAACGGATGTGCCATGCAAACTTCTACTGCAGTAAAGAGCGAATGGCAGCAACAGCATCACCTTTGTGCACCCTCAGTGTTCTCTCTGCCACCTTTTTGTCCAACTGCATAGAATGGGAGGATATTATTGGTAAGGTCATGAGCCAAGTAAAAGAAGGATAAAGGAAAGGTTTTTGCCTCAAGCTCATTCGCAATGATGTCTACATCAGTAGGATTGATCTTGACAGCAGCCAGTTCCTTCTCCCTGAAAGCAAGTTAAATCAGTTTGGACTGAATTCATTGTACATACGAAAAACTACCCCATGCTCTAAAAATAAGATCAATACAGAGTTACAGACATCTTTTTAAATCTGGTAAACAAGTATAAATCGAGTACTGTGCCTTCAATTGTTAGAATATCTAAATTTATCTGGAGAGGAGAATCTTCCAAGTTAAATGACAATAGGCTGGGAATGCACAAAAGTAAGGACCTAAATTAATTGTTTCAATATATCTGGCCAACACTTGCTCCTAAATCAAAGAATTGGAATTCTAATCACATTTTAGTCAAACACTGAGACCAGCATGGATAATGTTAGTATGCTTCTTAGCAAGGTTCAAAATCCTAGTATTGAACCACATAATGGTACCTGTTGGTACAGTCTTAGAATGCCAGGTACATGTGTTGGTTCAGCATGTACCCATATTCGCTACACCCCCTGTATTGCGTATCATCTTGGTATCGATGATGGTACGGTATGCCCGATACAGGATGGTACACACCTGTACACCAAACCTTGCTTCTTAGCAAAATTAAGGTTACTTCGAGGGAAAATGCAATGTTAAAGACACGCAAGGAGCCTAAGCCCAATATCAGAAGATCAGGTTGCCTGCAATGTAAATGGCATCCTGATTGTCATATTATGAGAAGTAGTTAATAGTAAAACCAATACGAAGTAGGCATTGAAACCAAGCAACCATAGGACCATTACTACAATACAGTTACTATGTTTCAGCACTCAATTGGGAGGCATGCTGCTATTTTGCTTCTTGGTCTCCCTTCTTGTTTGATAATAAGGGAAGATATAAAGAAAAATGAAGTAATAGTAACATCGCTAGCCAAATTAGCATCATAGAAGGCAAAGACCCGAGGCAGAGAATTTTTTGCACTTTGCAGACACTGCCTGCATTAACTCCATTAAGACCCATGTTGGATGTTAGAGTTTGCCTTGTTAGAAGGTGAAGAGCTAGAGTCTCTGGGAGCTAAGGAATAACAATAACAAGATGCAGGGGAATAATGGTACCAATTATATTAATCTCAATACACTTGGTTCCTCGCGGAAGAATAACACCCATATCAACAAGACATCACTTTGAAACTCAACTAGGAGACAAATTACTTCTTGGCTTCTGTTttgttccataaaaagaaaatatagaggCAGTAAAGCATTCTTGACGCACCAGGAACCAAGGTAGCAGAATAGGTAGCAAACATTTGATttacagaaagaaagaaatgatgCATATTGATGCTATTAAAAAACAAGCAAATGAACAgaatatcatgacataggtaaCAAAGTATGCACAACAGCCATTTGTAGTGAATAAAGAATGTCACAATCAGACATGGTAAGATTGATAAGGGTAGCAACGAGCTAGAGGAATAAGCCATCACTGAGAAGTTGGCCTGATATGGTCAATGTTTTGTCAAAATACATGGTAAAGAATATCCGTATTAACTAATGGAGTAAACAAGCAACCTTATGAACCAAAAAGTTATGTAAGGATTCATGTCCATGTCAAACTAGTTTTAGATTACCAATTTGACAAACTGAATGCAAGTTGGGGTAGATCATATCATCAAGGACATACAGAGTTAAGCCCacaagggaaaaaaataaaaaaggtgcATTTACGGTCTGCTTGATAAAGTTTTTGCTAGAAGAGCTTAATGGGACATCTGAAATATgcttgaagaggttgtttaTCATCTTTACTGGAACTCATTACAAAACACAAATTCACCATTTCGAATGATAAATGATAAACAAAATGAGATACCGGAGAAAAATTTGATAGGACCATTGTCAAGTCAATATGTATAACACAATTATCCCACAAAAGTAATGGCTCTTCTGACTTGCGAATTTAAAAAATGAGAAACAATGTATGAATATGCACAAAAAAATGCTATAAACATCAAGGTCTCTAACAGTGACACGTTTCTCTCAACCATATCATTTATCTTATGTGTATGGATAGGGCTGCTGAGAGTTTTCTAAATATGTGTATGACCCTGAAACTGAAAATAATCATTTTGGCTTTCTTGGATCATGTACCAACTAAGGTAATTAAGTTACTGCAGCCAACAACAACTACAGCATGGGGAAGAtccatgaagaaaaggaagactaTCAACAAAGCTTGCATAATAAAGAAAACAAACTTGTAGAAGTTATAAGGTTGGACTCTAGATAACCTGGTGTTAAGACGAATGGATGTGTTAGAAAAAATGCACTAATAAAAAGGTAAAAGCTGTATCTGTTGAGAATTAAGTGGGGAAGGTCCATTTAAGATGGAATGGACACAAGTTATGAGGTTCTCAAAAATCCTTCATAAGAAAGCTTGGATTGGAAAATTAAGGGAAAGAATTAGGATAGCAAGGCTGTAATTTGTGACAAAAGATTTCGCATGGATGGCTTTAACATGAAATGTAGCTTCTAATAGTTGAGAACCATGAAGAAGAGTTCAAGCACCTGACTCCAAGTAATTGAAATAATTGGTTGTGAAGATTATATTTGAGAATTGAGTGTGGAAGATCCACTTAAGATGGAATGGACATAGGTTATGAGGATCTCAAAAATCCTTCATAATAAAGCTCGGATTGGAAAATTAAGGGAAAGACTTAGGACAACATGGctgtaatttgtgagaaaggattTCACGTAGATGGCTTTAACATACAATGTAGCTTTCAATAGATGTGAACCACGAAGAAGTGTTCATGTAGCTGACTCcatgtaattgaactaattggttGTACAAACCTCAGCCATATCTTTTTTCTTAACCCCAAAACATTACCATCAAGCCTTATCTCAACTATTTGGGAATAACAGTGGATGCCCTAATATTCACACATATCTTTTGCTTGATATAAGCAAATGCAATGCAATCAAACTCCAAATGttgtaatttaaaatataaaaaaataaaagagagttCATAAAAATTTGGACATAACCGAGAGTGTGGAGGTAAGGCATAAGATCCATGCCGCTAAAGCTTTTGTGTACTATCTAGGGATTCTAAACAGGCAAGGATTCGATAAATATTCACTCAGATATTCACTCACCTCAGTCTCATCGCATTCCAATCAGCTTCTTTTGAAGAAGCAAGAGCTGCCATGGCCTGCATGATACCAAAAAACATGACAAGTTGACGAAAAGAACAGCAGCAAATAACAATCTAATCTTGttcaaatatttaaataaagaaaagcAGACTCCTCACAAGAAGAGACCTAACGCTTCAAATCCTACTtgaccttctcttttctttgggAACATAACATCTTACTAGAATTAATCTATAAACCGAAAAAATACAACTTGATTTTCTTTCGCTTCTGTAATAACGGTATTCATCTATGCAGGAGGCAATCATATTTATGCATAAACGCATGGATGGGCAGTCAACTGAAAGcatgataaaaaaaatccatttttctcaggaaaaaaataaaatcagaaacaCCATGTTCTAGCCAGAGAAATACCAAAACAAACATCAAAAGGTGTCACTTTGACAACTGTAATACCATAAAAGAAACATCTTTTCTTGAAATGAACTCCTAGATAGCACAAAAGAAACATGTAAAACCCACTGCCAACACgaatcaaggaaaaaaaaaaatcattcaagaaCGCAGCACAGACTACAAAAACCCACCGAGAAACCGAACGTAACATCcaagcaagaagaactaaaaaaAATGGTATCTATGTCCGATGGattcaaggacccaaaagaaaaGACGTAAAAAATCCTTCCTTGATGCCCTTTTTTCCCCTTTAGATTACACAGAGAAAACAAGAGATGATGAAGAGAGGGACTGCTGACACTTTGGACACGGGTGGAATCGAGCTGGCGGTCTTCGACGCGATCGGTGAGCTTGTCGAGGGCTTTGCTCTGCTGCTGTAAGTCCTTCGAGTCCGCctccgccggcggcggcggcggcggcccgTCTTTGTCGCCACCCTCCATTCCCTTTCCCTTCGGAGCTCGCTcgtctcttcctttcttctttcttttcgccGGCGAAGGGGAAAGGGAGGCGAGAATGTAACTTTTGTAGGGCTGctcaatatatatttatattctcTCTTGACAAAAGTTTCCCACCGTTCAAATTCCCAAAAAAAGGTAGCCGTTGCATGCCCCATCTCCCTTCCCTCCTCCCCACACCGCCAACCCACCCAACCTGCCTCTCCTTGCTCCAATCATGCGCCGCCGTCCCCCGTTTCCTCCAAATCCACGCCCAAATGCTCCGAAACCACCTCTTCCAAGACCCCTTCGCCGCCGCCAAGCTTGTCGAGTTCGCCGCTACCTTTCCCCAGGGCAGCCTCCACTACGCCCACAAGCTGTTCTCCCAAATACCCCACCCAACTATCTTTTCATGGAACACCCTTATCCGAGGCTTCGCCAACTCCCCTTCCCCCGCTCCTTCCCTCCACCTCTTCCTCCGCCTGCTTTCCTCCGATTCCCGGCCCAATTCCTACACTTTTCCTTTCCTCCTCAAGGCCTGCACCCGCCTCGCCACCCTCGTGGCCGGGGAGCAGCTCCACGGCTTCATGATCAAATCCGGGGCCGACCTTGACATCTTCTCGATCAATGGCTTGATCCACATGTACACCACTTGCCAAAGAATCGATCTCGGGCACCGGGTGTTTTACACGAGCAATGAACCGGACATTGTCTCGTGGAATGCTATGCTGTCGGGGTACATCAATTGCGGACTTTTGGATCATGCTCAGCACCTTTTCGATGAGATGCCTGAAAGGGGAATTGTTTCTTGGAATGCGATGATAAATGGGTATGCTAAGTCGGGCGATATCAGAACAGCTTCGGAGCTATTCGATCGGATGCCGGAACGGAATGTAGAGTCTTGGAATACTCTCATTGCTGGGCATGCGAAGTGTGGTCGGTTCGACGTGGCTCGGAGACTCTTCGATGAGATGCCCATAAAGAATGTTGTGTCTTGGAGCGCAATGATAACTGGGTATGCCCAAGGGGACTGCCCGGGTGAGGCATTGGCTTTGTTCGAAAAGATGAAGGAATTGGGGGTGAGGCCAAATTTGGCAGCAATTGTGAGCCTGCTCTCAGCTTGCTCCCAACTCGGAGCTCTCGAGCGAGGGAGGCAAGTTCATGCTTACATTCAAAGGAACAAAATGAAGATGGATTCAATTATTGGAACAGCGCTCATAGACATGTATGCTAAGTGTGGGTGTATCAATAAAGCATATGAGGTTTTTGATGCTTTGGCGCCAAAGGATGTGTTCTCATGGACAGCGATGATCGCCGGCTTAGCAGCGAACGGGCATGGGATGAAAGCCTTGGAGCTCTTTGCGCAGATGGAATTGGACGGGATAAGGCCTAATGAGGTCACATTCGTCGGTGTCCTGTGTGCTTGCAGCCATGGAGGGCTGGTTGAGTCTGCAGAACGATACTTTGATTCGATGAGGGCGAAATACGGAATGGAACCGACAATTGAGCATTACGGCTGCTTGATCGATGCATTGGGACGAGCTGGGCTCTTGGAAGAGGCAGTTTCCCTCGTGCAAGCTGCGCCAGCCAATGCTGTGTTGTGGGGGACTTTGCTCGGTGCTTGTTGGATCCATGGAAACGCCGAGATAGCAGAGTATGCCATCGATCGCCTCGTCGAGCTAAAGCCCGAAGATGGTGGAGTCTTTGTGCTCTTGTCTAATATCTACGCCATGAGAGGAAGGTGGGATAAAGCTAGAAGGATGAGAATGCTAATGAAGTCAAAGGGCCTTGAGAAGATCCCTGGTTGTAGCTCGATTGAGGTCCATGGCATTGTTCATAGCTTCTATGTGAGAGATCGATCGCACCCTAAAACATTTGAAATCTATCAAATGTTAGATGAGATTGTAATGGAATTAAAACTTGATGGCCACAAACCAAACACCACACCGGTATTATTTGatatagaagagagagagggagagcatGCAGTTGCTCAGCATTAGTCAGTTCATAGTGAGTGCATCTTTTATTTCTGgaaacaagaatgtcaaggccttgtaatattttttttgggataGGAAGGAGGAGAATTATCAACTGTTATTACTTGGATCAATTACTCTCATGTTAACAGGCAGGCACAAGAACAAACTGGTTGGCAGGGAAAGTGTTGGAAGGGGACTTAAATGAGAAGCTAGGAATATTATATCAGTCGTCGATAGATGGGTCGAAGAGTATATAAGTACCATAAGAATTTTTAATCTATCTAATGCATCTAGGGTGTTTTGATGGATGGGTACAAGATAATATAAGACAATCATGATTCCTCATCATGGTTACACATAACTTAGTTCCAAAAATCTTGATCGATGTTAACCTAAATTAAATTTTGGATGTAAATATTGCCCCATCAGCTCAATAATAATGGATAtttttttgagctaaagaagTATAAGTTGAGACCCGATTATGAACCTTGATCAAATAAAAGAAATACTAGATGAATCATAAATATAGGCTGTTGATTAATCAATTATCTTGACTATAGCATGTCATCATAGCATATATTCTATCGATCATGTCCATTTCCATTAACTATGTCATAGGGTATGATTTTCAAATCAACCGAACATGCTATCGACCATGATATGGGCCATAAGTTCAAATAAATCAATCGTATCTCTAATTAGAAGAGAGCAACTAGATTACCCGGGCAAACTGCACCAATTGTTAAATCTAAACCATCATCCTCGAGTCTCATgcattatatatttaataaaaatatacacACGAACGGCAAGTAGTTTTATTGGAAAGTAAAATTAGTCATTCTACATTATTCCATAACCGAATCCGATACAATAACAAGTTCAACAAAATCCTAACAAGAGAAGgacatttttttttggggtacaAACTAGATAAGAACTTTGAAAACCTTTGTAAATAAGTGCATAAACATGCTTTTTTCCAAAATGAACAATAAAAGAATCACCAGTCTTTTTTGGAGCTTCAAAGTTTGTCATATTTTAAAGCTCTGGGCCTTGACATAGATCATCTAGATGGGAGCTTGTTGAAAAACCCACAACCCACCCATCTCAAGAATTCCAGAGCTATCCCTTCACCACCCAATTAATCTTGTCTGGAAGTCTTGACTCCTATGCTTTCTATATTACAACTACCATTCAATGATGGATCCACTCCTAACTCTTCCACCAGTCTTCCCCCTCTCTCTATGGTGTCACATATGGTTCAGATAACCGTTGCCTCCACGTCTAAGAAAACCACAACCAGAAGTTTCCACTGCCCAGAAGATctacatataaaatattatCTTTAAGGTTCTCATCTGCTACACTTTTCCAGTGTTTTCTTAGTTCAATTTCTCAGCACCTTCCTTAGTGCGTGTCACCTTGGTGTTATACGGCAAAGTATTATTATATTGGAGTCCACCAAAGAGGCAGTGCCACAGTGAGGCATGATGCATGGATAAGTAGTACCTCAGATGTCTCCATGCACAGGTGTCAACTACCTTATCTAGTGGTATATTCTGGGCGGTTGTGGAATAATTCTTCCTGATTCTTGTCGACTCTATTTGGTCGGTCATTCGGTTGTGAGCATTGGAAGGACCATTGACTCCATCAAGTGGCTTATACTTTCATGggaatttttgtttcatggagTAGTTTAGATTTCTAGAGTTAGTTTAGCCGAGAGGTCATTTACTAGAATTCACAAATCTCCAGAAAATTAGTATATCATATGTTCATATGCAATAGTTGATGGACCAAGGCTTAGCTGAAACACTTTGATGCCATTTTTATTTGGAAGAAGTTTTGTATCAAATCACATTTAGGTGCTCTGAAATTTCTAGACAACTAAGATGCTTGTAAAGTTGATTACTATAGCAAAAATAAGaagttatatatattattctaaATTCTTCGCATTTCGGCCCTCTCTAGTATCCACAAAATaattagtctttttttttttttgatataatgGTAACTCATGCCATATGCATATGAATACACCCATAagagtcaaaaagaaaaaaacaactaAGAGAGGAAGGAATATAGTCGAGGCTCTCCCAAAAAAACTCTTATGGTGCGCAACAAAGGAGGTAACTCGGTTAGCAGCACTGTTCACTTTTCGATAAACATGGATGGCTCGGAAGGCTGCAAGCCTTCTTACTAGCTCACACATATTTCGTATTAGCAGATGTCCTCCCAAAGGAATTAGTTCGCTTGTCCAATCCATAATATGGCACGAAGACTTTTACAAGGGGAAGGAATCCAGTTCTTTGGAGAGCTCAAAGTGCTGCCTCAATGGCTTTAAACtaaaatacaccaaaaggtgGTGAGGGGATCCAGGCACCAGAAGTGGCTCAAAATCTCCTTGATCCATATCTTTTGAGATTTTAGGAAAAAAGAACTGAGCTAGTACGTTGTGTGACCAAAAAATAAATCAGACATGGGCGCCTTTGGGTGTATGGATTGGATTAAGGAATAATTAGTTTAATCATTCCTCCAAATTTGTGGCTTTTCAAGGAGTTGATGAATTAATAAAAATCTTACCATTATTAGTGCCTTAAtgctttagaaaaaaaaagggtctcAAGTATCCCAGTCATCCAAAATCTTACAAGTATGCTTGGGTCAAAATTTACTAAGGTAACTGGTCTgtccaaacttttttttttaaaaaaaataataagccaGATTAGCTccactttttccttttgttatttttttttaaatttttggtgctataTTTATTGAATCATCTATATTTATGCTACATTGAATTAGAAGGTTCCGGAGGTAGCAATCTGTCACCATTGCCTCTAGTGAacaataattaattatgttaaCTACACAACTCTAATTGCatccttttcctctttcttcataCTTATTTGATTGGTAAAACAAGATCAATCCTGACCCCTCTACCATTTCCTTGTTCACTTCCCACCCTCCATCTAATTCCttcaaatcaaaataaattttagtcCAACCCTTCTCATATCAAATTGGCCTCCATAAtatccttcttttctttgtaaaATTCTtcccctttatatatatatatattcaaaaagGTATTGCTGATGCCTATAAGCTAGCAAGAAAATACTCAAGTGACTTCATCTAAAACTCATTTATCAAAGGAAAAACAGAAAGGGCATATGAAAAccaatcattaaaagattgaaacATTTTCTGAAACACATGTTTTACTTAAAAAATTGATGATATCTTGagaggagaaagagggagaCAAAGGAGATGGGTGTCTATCCTCTATTCCCACTAAATCCATTGTTCACCGCCCTAGACCTCCAGAAATTTCTGTCAACCACTTGCTCAAATAACTGAAATACATATACCAccacccaagaaaaaaaaaacctcctcaaaaagaaaattttagaaacTCCCCATCACATTACTTTCTCACAAAATCTAtattaattaatatttaaaaaataatatacaaCTAATCCTAACTATGGGCATCCTAGCAATCAATTCCTCCACCAAGttgccaccttttttttttccagcaaaTGTTGGCATATTTTAGTTCTTGCAAGCTCCAAAGAACTCCACCCTTCCTTGCTAAATAATTATTCCACTGGTGAAATTTTTTTGATCATACTCTGGTCCCCCAACAGCTTTGGTCGCTAACGGTGCCAATGCATCCATCCATAGAATGAAAAGATTTATGCTTGCGTGCTCAAACATTCTTAGATTTTTTCCGTAGATTTTGGTCGGCTGCTAAATGAATCTTTGTAGTGGTACGTGGCAGGTTCTAATTGGTTATTCATACTTTCGACTTGTGAAGTTTAGGGGATGCCAAGTTATCCAAAATTATTCACCATTTCGTCATTCATTCCATGACTCGTGACGCGTGGCTCTACCAGTCAAAAAAGAGCAGGGGCTTTTCTTTTCTCGGTGCCTATAAATAGAAGGTCCCTTGTGTCTCATGGCACCGCATTGTGAGTCCCATTGAGAGTTCCCATACTTCTGCTTGTTTCCTTCTTTCGTTTCCAGTTCTTCCCACTGGTTTCCTTGTTTTTGAGCAAATTCTTCTCACTGGTTTCAGAGTTCAAAAACCATTAGAATTTTGGCTTCCTTTGGTTGTTTGCCTCTCGATTCATTCCTCTTACGCGCAGGAAATTGTTCTCAAACATAAGTTTTGAACACCTTTCATTCTCTGAGATCTTGTCTTCTCCATTTTTCCTCGTTTTCTTCTTTGCTTCAACACCCTTCAAAGCCCCCTTAGAGTCACGGACCCATCAAAACTTGTGTTTCTCTTTTAGCTTATTGCTTCCACAAAATCtcacttcttttctttctcccataGACCGCACAGTTCTAACAACTTCACTTTGAGCTTGGAATCCTTCAACTGTGAATAGTTTGTCATTTTTCTCATTTTAAAATCTTTCAATTCTAAACAACTTgatctttcttcccttttcattaaaaaaagagagTCTTGAACTTGATTGTTTATTttcacttctttttcttcctctgttTTTTCCCTGCCAATGGCTCCACACCAGGAAACGAAAGTAAATCCAGTGACCCCCACACGTGTAGTAAATGGAATAGCTAATTCTTTCTCACTATCTGATGGGAAGCTTAGCGTTAATGGGGTCACACTCCTCTCTGAAGTCCCCAGAAATGTCACCTTCAGTAGCTTCTCT containing:
- the LOC103712662 gene encoding huntingtin-interacting protein K-like, whose product is MEGGDKDGPPPPPPAEADSKDLQQQSKALDKLTDRVEDRQLDSTRVQSAMAALASSKEADWNAMRLREKELAAVKINPTDVDIIANELELDKKVAERTLRVHKGDAVAAIRSLLQ
- the LOC103712663 gene encoding pentatricopeptide repeat-containing protein At2g29760, chloroplastic-like — its product is MLRNHLFQDPFAAAKLVEFAATFPQGSLHYAHKLFSQIPHPTIFSWNTLIRGFANSPSPAPSLHLFLRLLSSDSRPNSYTFPFLLKACTRLATLVAGEQLHGFMIKSGADLDIFSINGLIHMYTTCQRIDLGHRVFYTSNEPDIVSWNAMLSGYINCGLLDHAQHLFDEMPERGIVSWNAMINGYAKSGDIRTASELFDRMPERNVESWNTLIAGHAKCGRFDVARRLFDEMPIKNVVSWSAMITGYAQGDCPGEALALFEKMKELGVRPNLAAIVSLLSACSQLGALERGRQVHAYIQRNKMKMDSIIGTALIDMYAKCGCINKAYEVFDALAPKDVFSWTAMIAGLAANGHGMKALELFAQMELDGIRPNEVTFVGVLCACSHGGLVESAERYFDSMRAKYGMEPTIEHYGCLIDALGRAGLLEEAVSLVQAAPANAVLWGTLLGACWIHGNAEIAEYAIDRLVELKPEDGGVFVLLSNIYAMRGRWDKARRMRMLMKSKGLEKIPGCSSIEVHGIVHSFYVRDRSHPKTFEIYQMLDEIVMELKLDGHKPNTTPVLFDIEEREGEHAVAQH